In one window of Frigoriglobus tundricola DNA:
- a CDS encoding peptidase associated/transthyretin-like domain-containing protein produces the protein MTLTRRAAVAALFVLTCSALSCGGPKRKPTYPTEGTLLLAGKPVGGVTVFLYSTDANETEPTHPFATTNPDGTFSLTTSAQNDGAPAGEYIVTLLYEPLDSPLARAKGKPPTFDKKYSDPKTSPLRAKIENKPKNTLDPFDVR, from the coding sequence GTTGCGGCCCTGTTCGTTCTGACCTGTTCGGCCCTCTCTTGCGGCGGACCCAAGCGGAAACCGACCTACCCGACCGAAGGGACGCTGCTGCTCGCGGGGAAGCCCGTCGGCGGGGTGACGGTGTTTCTGTACTCGACGGACGCGAACGAGACCGAGCCGACGCACCCGTTCGCGACGACGAACCCCGACGGCACGTTCAGCCTGACGACCAGCGCCCAGAACGACGGCGCCCCGGCCGGGGAATACATCGTCACCCTGCTGTACGAACCGCTGGACTCCCCCCTCGCGCGGGCCAAGGGCAAGCCGCCGACGTTCGACAAGAAGTACAGCGACCCGAAAACGTCGCCGCTGCGTGCCAAAATCGAGAACAAACCGAAGAACACACTCGACCCGTTCGACGTGCGCTGA